A genomic region of Zea mays cultivar B73 chromosome 6, Zm-B73-REFERENCE-NAM-5.0, whole genome shotgun sequence contains the following coding sequences:
- the LOC100272962 gene encoding probable protein phosphatase 2C 58-like isoform X1: MGVYLSTPKTEKVSEDGENDKLKFGVSSMQGWRTTMEDAHSALLDLDNDTAFFGVFDGHGGKVVAKFCAKYLHREVLRSEAYAAGDLGAAVHRAYFRMDEMMRGQRGWRELQALGDKINQFSGIIEGLIWSPKASDSNDRHDDWAFEEGPHSDFTGPNCGSTACVALIRNKQLVVANAGDSRCVISRNGQAYNLSRDHKPELEAERERIRSAGGFVLMGRVNGNLNLSRAIGDMKFKQNKFLPPDKQILTANPDINIVELCDDDEFIVLACDGIWDCMSSQQLVDFIREHIDTEESLSAVCERVLDRCLAPSTMGGEGCDNMTMILVQFKKPIAQVEDASGAEPAGDAGCCETHGAHENGSGKQV; this comes from the exons ATGGGGGTTTACCTTAGCACTCCGAAAACTGAGAAGGTATCCGAAGATGGGGAAAATGATAAACTTAAATTCGGAGTTTCATCTATGCAAGGGTGGCGTACAACTATGGAAGATGCT CACTCGGCTTTGCTAGATCTCGACAATGACACTGCGTTTTTTGGTGTTTTTGATGGACATGGAG GAAAAGTAGTCGCCAAATTCTGTGCAAAATATCTACACAGAGAAGTTCTCAGGAGTGAAGCCTATGCAGCTGGTGACCTGGGTGCTGCTGTCCACAGAGCTTACTTCAG AATGGATGAAATGATGCGAGGTCAAAGAGGATGGCGGGAACTTCAAGCACTTGGAGATAAGATAAATCAGTTTAGTGGCATAATAGAAGGCTTAATTTGGTCTCCTAAAGCAAGTGATTCAAATGATAGACATGATGATTGGGCTTTTGAGGAG GGACCACACTCTGATTTTACTGGGCCAAATTGTGGGAGTACAGCCTGTGTAGCTTTGATCAGAAATAAGCAACTCGTTGTGGCAAATGCTGGTGACTCCCGCTGTGTCATCTCAAGGAATGGTCAG GCATACAATTTGTCTAGAGACCATAAACCAGAGCTCgaggcagagagagagaggatacggAGTGCAGGCGGTTTCGTTCTAATGGGGCGTGTAAATGGAAATCTAAACTTGTCAAGAGCTATCG GAGACATGAAGTTCAAACAAAACAAGTTCTTGCCCCCCGATAAGCAAATCCTGACTGCGAACCCCGACATAAACATT GTCGAGCTATGTGATGACGACGAATTCATTGTTTTGGCATGCGATGGCATCTG GGACTGCATGTCAAGCCAGCAGTTGGTCGATTTCATCCGCGAGCATATAGACACA GAGGAAAGCCTCTCGGCAGTATGCGAGAGAGTGCTCGATAGATGCCTGGCTCCGTCGACCATGGGCGGCGAGGGATGCGATAACATGACGATGATCCTGGTGCAGTTCAAGAAGCCGATTGCTCAGGTCGAGGACGCCAGCGGTGCAGAACCAGCTGGAGACGCTGGGTGCTGTGAGACCCA TGGGGCCCACGAGAACGGCTCTGGTAAGCAGGTGTAG
- the LOC100502196 gene encoding uncharacterized protein LOC100502196 has product MEFGFRAGNSTQRRPSPDRRVTAQQAGPFHGDHPPPSPLQWEAAARRERIKREVERRLIEEEVRLELALERARLHGGFGPAPFLGTDGSVVPVPPPPPPPGRFSRADGPSMTPAMSWDSPRRLARFEQPMLLSETGTWSLLPKPRHTLRLREIAPSESSEVLSSATKASGVKRKAAAAISATTTEQQPTGVQDPSSGQWSCAICQVSATSEANLNEHLQGKKHRAKLARCGATKATTDPPPNRSGDGAVAVAAGPSDAPKRIQILVDGEAHQVVQRSSCVWCERCRVGCTNAAAMVDHLRGKRHSLSNKVWTAIKAVRRSS; this is encoded by the exons ATGGAGTTCGGCTTCCGCGCAGGAAACAGCACGCAGCGCCGCCCTTCCCCCGATCGACGCGTCACAGCACAGCAAG CCGGACCCTTCCACGGCGACCACCCGCCGCCCTCGCCGTTGCAGTGGGAGGCTGCGGCCCGGCGCGAGCGGATCAAACGCGAGGTGGAGCGCCGGCTCATCGAGGAGGAGGTCCGCCTGGAGCTCGCCCTTGAGCGCGCCCGCCTCCACGGTGGTTTTGGCCCCGCCCCGTTCCTCGGGACCGACGGCTCCGTCGTGCCGGtgccgcctccacctccacctccaggCCGGTTCTCCAGGGCCGACGGCCCATCGATGACGCCGGCAATGTCGTGGGACAGCCCTCGGCGGCTCGCGAGATTTGAGCAACCGATGCTCCTCAGTGAGACGGGAACGTGGTCCCTGCTGCCGAAGCCGAGGCATACGCTCCGGCTGCGCGAGATCGCGCCCAGCGAGAGCTCCGAG GTTCTTTcatcagcaacaaaggcttctgGCGTGAAGAGGAAAGCAGCAGCTGCGATTTCCGCAACAACGACTGAACAACAACCAACGGGAGTACAAGACCCGAGTTCCGGGCAATGGAGCTGCGCAATCTGCCAGGTGAGCGCGACCAGCGAGGCCAACCTGAACGAGCACCTCCAAGGGAAAAAGCACAGGGCAAAGCTGGCCCGATGCGGAGCGACCAAGGCGACGACGGATCCTCCTCCTAACAGAAGCGGCGATggcgcagtagcagtagcagcaggccCGAGCGACGCGCCGAAGAGGATCCAGATCCTGGTCGACGGGGAGGCGCACCAGGTCGTCCAGAGGAGCAGCTGCGTGTGGTGCGAGCGCTGCAGGGTCGGCTGCACCAACGCCGCCGCCATGGTCGACCATCTGCGGGGCAAGAGGCACAGCCTGTCGAACAAGGTCTGGACGGCGATAAAGGCCGTGAGGAGGAGCAGCTAA